CCCACACCTTCGCAGCGCTCCGGGCCGGGCGGATCACCGAGTGGCGGGCCACCCTGCTGGCCCGGGAGACCGCCTGCCTGTCCCGGGAGCACCGCCGCGAGGTCGACCAGGCACTCGCCGCCGACGCGGACCGGTTGGAGGCGATGGGCGAGGGAGAGCTGGTCGCCGAGGCCCGCGCCCGCTCCTACCGGCTCGACCCCGAGGCCGCGGTGCAGCGACGCCGTCGCGCCGAGGCCGAGCGGCGGGTCAGCCTGCGACCGGCGCCGGACACGATGAGCCAGCTCAGCGCCCTGCTCCCGGTGAAGGACGGGGTCGCGGTCCACGCCTCCCTCTGCCGGCAGGCCGACGCCGTGGTCGCCGCCGGTGACGGACGCAGCCGCGGGCAGATCATGGCCGACACCCTGGTCGAGCGCATCCTCGGCACCAGCCACCCCAGCGCCCGGCCGCACCAGAGCGAGGACGCAGCTGCCCGGTCCCAGCCCCACGAGCACCAGGCCAGCGGCGGCGCGGCCACGGACGGCGGGGTGGGTGGCAGCTCAGGTGGGAGGAGTGAAGGGGCGAGCGCGGCGGACACGTCGGTGATGATCCACCTCCTGGTCTCCGACTCCGTCCTGTTCGGGGCCCCTGGAGCGGGTCATGTCGACGGCTACGGACCCGTCCCCGGCGACCTGGCCCGCCAGCTCGCCACCGCCGACCGCGCCTGGATCCGCCGCCTCTACACCACTCCCACCACCGGCGAGCTGATCGCCGCCGAGAGCCGCGCCCGCCGGTTCCCACCCCGGCTGGCCCAGCTGGTCCGACTGCGGGACCGGACCTGCCGCACCCCGTGGTGCGACGCCCCGATCCGGCACACCGACCACATCATCGCCGCCAGCGACGGCGGCACCACCTCGCTCGCCAACGGGCAAGGACTTTGCGAGGCCTGCAACTACGCCAAGGAGTCACCCGGCTGGACCGCCCGACCACGCCCCGGGCCCCGCCACACCGCCCAGACCACCACGCCCACCGGGCACGGCTACCAGTCCACGGCACCACCGCCGCTCGATCCCCTGCGCCCGGATGTGTCGGTCGCCCCGTCCTCACCCCGGGATGAAGCGAGGCAGGAGCACACGCTGACGGCGTGACGGGGCGAGCCCTCTCGATGGCTGGTGTCCAAGCAGTCATGCCTGCCGAAGGGAGCCAGCTCCAGGCAACCGCAGCGGTGCAGCCCCTCCGTGCCGCGTCCCGGGCTGTGGTCCCCTCCGTGCCGTCGCGGACTGTCCCTCGAGAGGGCCGTGCAGGCCCGCTGCCCCGACGCCGATCGGGTGAGGCGCCGCCGGACGTCCTGGGTCCCGCCCGGGTCCGTCCCCGGGTCACTCCGAGGTCGGCTGTCCGTCGGTCGCCTCCGGCTCGGGGAGCTCGGCGAGCTCGGCGAGGAACCGTCGGACCTCGTGCACGAAGCGCTCGTGCGCCTCCAGCTGGGCCCAGTGGCCGACGTCGGGCAGCTCCACCAGCCGGGCGTGGGGCATCCGCCGCACCGCGCTCCGCGACCCCTCCACCGGCACCAGCCGGTCCCGCTGCCCGTGCACGAACAGCGCAGGCAGCTCGACCCGCCCCACCCGGCCCAGCAGCTGGTTGGTCATCCCGCCCGGACCGAGGGTGGACTGGTTGTACCGCAGGTAGCCCTCGGCGGACCGGGGCTCCCGCGCCACCCGCACGAACTCCTCCACCACCTCGGCGGGCACCGTCGCCGGGTCGTGCACCATCGCCCGCAGGGCAGTGCGGCTGAACCGGTTGGCCGCGGCCGCCAGCCGCAGCAGCACCGGGTCCGGCAGCCTGGAGAACGCCCACGCAGCACGGTGCACCAGCGGACGACCCACCGACCCGACCAGCCCCCCAGGTGCCACCAGCACCAGCCCGCGGAGCAGCCGGGGAGAGCGGAGCGCCAGGTTCAGCACGACGTCACCGCCCATCGAGACCCCGACGGCCACCGCCGGTGCCAGCCCCAGCCCACCCATCCAGCGGGCCACCAGGTCCGCCATCGCCTCCGGGCGTCCCAGCGGGGCGATCCCCGTCGTGGCGCCGAAGCCCGGGAGGTCCAGCGCCCACACCTCGCGGTCGACCGCCAGCGCGGGCAGCGCGCGGTACCAGGACAGCGCGGCGGCGTCGGTGCCGCCTCCGTGCACCAGCACGAGGGGCGGCCGCGGACCGGGGACACCGGCGTGGAGGGTGCGGACCAGGCCGCCGCCCAGCGGGACGGACAGGCTGCTGGCCCCGGGCGGCAGGAGCCGTCCCGAGGTCATCGCAGCAGCGGGTCGACGGCGGCGGCGATGAACAGCAGCGCGAGGTAGCTGTTGGACCAGTGGAACAGCCGCATCGGCTTCAGCTCGGTGTCCACCAGACCGGCCTTCGCCCGCAGGTGCAGCCGGACGGCCTCGACCAGGAACGCGGCACCGAGCACGGCCGCCACCACCGGGTACAGCCAGCCCGTGCCGGCCACCGGCCAGAGCAGCAGGCTGACCGCGACGGTGAGCACCGAGTAGGCCAGGATCCGGATGGTCACGCCGGGCGCGGGCAGCACCACCGGCAGCATCGGCACCCCGGCCGCGGCGTAGTCGGCGCGGTAGCGGATGGCCAGGGCCCACGTGTGCGGAGGGGTCCAGAAGAAGACGATGGCGAACAGCACCCAGGGGGCCCAGGACAGCTCGCCGGTGACGGCCGTCCACCCGATCAGCGGCGGGAAGCACCCGGCGATACCGCCCCAGACGATGTTCTGGGAGAACCGCCGCTTCAGCCACATCGTGTAGACGAAGACGTAGAAGGCGTTGGCGGCCAGGGCCAGCACCGCCGACAGCCAGTTGACCGCCACCAGGAACACCACCGTGGAGGCGACCCCCAGCAGCGAGGCGAAGACCACCGCGGCCGCCGTCCCCACCTGGTGGCGCGGGAGCGGGCGCCGGCGGGTGCGGCGCATCAGCTCGTCGATGTCGCGGTCCAGGACGCAGTTGAACGCGTTCGCGCTGGCGGCGGCGAGCGCCCCGGCCAGCAGCGTGACCAGCACCAGCCCCAGGTCCGGCACACCCCCGGCAGCCAGGAACATCGCCGGGATCGTGGTCACCAGCAGCAGCTCGATGATGCGCGGCTTGGTCAGGGCCAGGTAGGCCCCCACCACGTCCCGTGCGCGCGCAGGGGCGAGCGACCGCTCGACCTCGCGTGCCGCGTGCTGCAGGCTCGTCAACGCCCCGCCCTCCTGCTCGGAAACCGTGAGCAGTCTAGGGGCTGCCCCCCGCGGAGGACGATTCGCGGGGGCCCGGCGAAGGGGTGGTGTGAGTCACCCCGACCCCCTGCGTCCACCACCCGACGGGCACCCGCGAGCCTGTCGGTGGAGCCCACTAGGGTGGAACCGTCAGCTCGCACGACTCGAGCCTTCGGACGTCCCCGGCTCGACCGGGGTATCGACGAGTGAAGGGAACGCCTCCGCGATGAGCACCACCACCACGAGCCACGCCGTCCACCCCGACGACTGGACCGAGGTCGACGCCCGCGCGGTCGACACCGTCCGCGTCCTGGCTGCCGACTCCGTCCAGAACAAGGGCAACGGCCACCCCGGGACGGCCATGAGCCTGGCCCCGGTGGCCTACCAGCTCTTCCAGAAGACGATGGTCCACAACCCGGCCAACCACCAGTGGCCCGGCCGCGACCGCTTCGTGCTCAGCTGCGGGCACTCCGCCCTCACCCTCTACATCCAGCTCTACCTGGGCGGCTGGGGGCTCGAGCTCGAGGACCTCCGCGCCCTGCGCACGCACGGCTCGAAGACCCCCGGCCACCCCGAGCACGGCCACACCGACGGCGTCGAGGTCACCACCGGCCCGCTCGGCCAGGGCATCGGCAACGCGGTGGGCATGGCCATGGCCGCCCGTCGCGAGCGCGGCCTGTACGACCCCGAGTCCGCCCCGGGCGAGTCGCTGTTCGACCACCAGATCTACTGCCTGGCCTCCGACGGCGACATCGAGGAGGGCATCTCCAGCGAGGCCTCCTCCCTGGCCGGCACCCAGAAGCTCGGCAACCTCACCCTCATCTACGACGCGAACCAGATCTCCATCGAGGACGACACGGTGATCGCGCTGTCGGAGGACACCGCCGCCCGCTACGCCGCCTACGGCTGGCACGTCCAGACCATCGACTGGACCGCTGGTGGCGACTACGTCGAGGACGTCGCCGCGTTCGCCGACGCGCTGGCCGCGGCCCGCGCCGAGACCGACCGCCCGAGCTTCATCCAGCTCCGCACCATCATCGGCTTCCCCGCCCCGAAGCTGCAGAACACCGGCAAGGCGCACGGGTCCGCGCTGGGGGCCGAGGAGGTCGCCGCCACCAAGGAGGTGCTCGGCTTCGACCCCGAGAAGTCCTTCGAGGTCTCCGAGGAGGTCATCGCGCACACCCGCGGGCTGCTCGAGCGCGGTCAGCAGGTCGAGGCCGAGTGGCAGCAGCGCTTCGACCAGTGGGCCGAGGCCAACCCCGAGCGCCACCAGCTCTGGCAGCGGATGCAGACCCGCACCCTCCCCGACGGCTGGGACGCCGACCTGCCGACCTGGGACGCCGACCCCAAGGGCGTCGCCACCCGCAAGGCCTCCGGCGCGGTGATCAACGCCATCGGCGCCAAGGTGCCGGAGTTCTGGGGCGGCTCGGCCGACCTCGCCGAGTCCAACAACACCACCCTCGAGGACTCCCCCAGCTTCCTGCCCGAGGACCGCTCCTCGAAGATGTTCAGCGGCAACCGCTACGGCCGGGTGCTCCACTTCGGCATCCGAGAGCACGCCATGGGCGCGATCATGAACGGCATCGCCGTGCACGGCGGGACCCGCCCCTTCGGCGGCACCTTCCTGACCTTCAGCGACTACATGCGCCCCTCGGTCCGCCTCGCCGCGCTGATGAACCTCCCGGTCACCTACGTCTGGACCCACGACTCCATCGGTCTGGGCGAGGACGGCCCCACCCACCAGCCGATCGAGCACGTCCCCTCGCTGCGGCTGATCCCGGGGCTGGACGTCGTCCGCCCCGCCGACGCCAACGAGACCGCCGCGGCCTGGGCGCAGGTCATGCGCAACAACGACCGCCCGGCCGGGCTCGCCCTCAGCCGGCAGAACCTGCCGGTCTTCCCCCGCGGAGAGGACGGCTTCGCCACCA
The sequence above is a segment of the Auraticoccus monumenti genome. Coding sequences within it:
- a CDS encoding heme o synthase; protein product: MTSLQHAAREVERSLAPARARDVVGAYLALTKPRIIELLLVTTIPAMFLAAGGVPDLGLVLVTLLAGALAAASANAFNCVLDRDIDELMRRTRRRPLPRHQVGTAAAVVFASLLGVASTVVFLVAVNWLSAVLALAANAFYVFVYTMWLKRRFSQNIVWGGIAGCFPPLIGWTAVTGELSWAPWVLFAIVFFWTPPHTWALAIRYRADYAAAGVPMLPVVLPAPGVTIRILAYSVLTVAVSLLLWPVAGTGWLYPVVAAVLGAAFLVEAVRLHLRAKAGLVDTELKPMRLFHWSNSYLALLFIAAAVDPLLR
- a CDS encoding alpha/beta fold hydrolase; the protein is MTSGRLLPPGASSLSVPLGGGLVRTLHAGVPGPRPPLVLVHGGGTDAAALSWYRALPALAVDREVWALDLPGFGATTGIAPLGRPEAMADLVARWMGGLGLAPAVAVGVSMGGDVVLNLALRSPRLLRGLVLVAPGGLVGSVGRPLVHRAAWAFSRLPDPVLLRLAAAANRFSRTALRAMVHDPATVPAEVVEEFVRVAREPRSAEGYLRYNQSTLGPGGMTNQLLGRVGRVELPALFVHGQRDRLVPVEGSRSAVRRMPHARLVELPDVGHWAQLEAHERFVHEVRRFLAELAELPEPEATDGQPTSE
- a CDS encoding HNH endonuclease, which translates into the protein MVAVHEVLATVPQSLAPVDPLVPDEAPGAELSASSIGSWTERLAATGLRGVEPAALVDVIRALEGLKCAAEAVQAAAATALDRETRAEEQRQGVPAARQGRGVAAQVALARRESPARGRQHLGLALVLDRELPHTFAALRAGRITEWRATLLARETACLSREHRREVDQALAADADRLEAMGEGELVAEARARSYRLDPEAAVQRRRRAEAERRVSLRPAPDTMSQLSALLPVKDGVAVHASLCRQADAVVAAGDGRSRGQIMADTLVERILGTSHPSARPHQSEDAAARSQPHEHQASGGAATDGGVGGSSGGRSEGASAADTSVMIHLLVSDSVLFGAPGAGHVDGYGPVPGDLARQLATADRAWIRRLYTTPTTGELIAAESRARRFPPRLAQLVRLRDRTCRTPWCDAPIRHTDHIIAASDGGTTSLANGQGLCEACNYAKESPGWTARPRPGPRHTAQTTTPTGHGYQSTAPPPLDPLRPDVSVAPSSPRDEARQEHTLTA
- the tkt gene encoding transketolase, with amino-acid sequence MSTTTTSHAVHPDDWTEVDARAVDTVRVLAADSVQNKGNGHPGTAMSLAPVAYQLFQKTMVHNPANHQWPGRDRFVLSCGHSALTLYIQLYLGGWGLELEDLRALRTHGSKTPGHPEHGHTDGVEVTTGPLGQGIGNAVGMAMAARRERGLYDPESAPGESLFDHQIYCLASDGDIEEGISSEASSLAGTQKLGNLTLIYDANQISIEDDTVIALSEDTAARYAAYGWHVQTIDWTAGGDYVEDVAAFADALAAARAETDRPSFIQLRTIIGFPAPKLQNTGKAHGSALGAEEVAATKEVLGFDPEKSFEVSEEVIAHTRGLLERGQQVEAEWQQRFDQWAEANPERHQLWQRMQTRTLPDGWDADLPTWDADPKGVATRKASGAVINAIGAKVPEFWGGSADLAESNNTTLEDSPSFLPEDRSSKMFSGNRYGRVLHFGIREHAMGAIMNGIAVHGGTRPFGGTFLTFSDYMRPSVRLAALMNLPVTYVWTHDSIGLGEDGPTHQPIEHVPSLRLIPGLDVVRPADANETAAAWAQVMRNNDRPAGLALSRQNLPVFPRGEDGFATTEHVAKGAYVLKDFGDGEPQVLLIGTGSEVQHAVAAAESLAAEGITARVVSMPCREWFDEQDDAYRESVLPSSVKARVSIEAAVPQGWHDITGDAGRAIGINHFGASAPAETLFEEYGFTAENVVAAARESLAAAEALTSAPGTVPTHRGQSGPASVGDDAANPEAEGTNERS